From the genome of Rarobacter incanus, one region includes:
- a CDS encoding Wadjet anti-phage system protein JetD domain-containing protein, translating into MSDRWTSPGDVAARVRRRWADGTLLRALARGDALDPIEVPLRGPRASEIGDDVAAVRAWIAAVEAGGRAGRRYDLVWGQIGGRNFGRNRVPTRAVVGSFDQAWDLLGEGAAIERFEAVLRVSRPHPAVFEWVVQHPLRALDVADEFRDIVAAYVWLDAHRGSARYLREISAPGVDTKFAERHRRVLAQMLGVSGAADGFIAELGLAARPGLVRMRVGAGVPGWPLGLSEAAVRTAELAQVPLAPARALIVENEVTYLSVPVPDDGVVLWGRGFDVAQAGSLPWLSGIEVRYWGDLDTAGFGILSRLRARVPHAESVLMDRATLLEHRARWVREPAPSRADLPWLTAAERALYSDLVSDRFGPAVRLEQELIGWQWVLAAL; encoded by the coding sequence GTGAGCGATCGATGGACGAGCCCGGGCGACGTTGCTGCCCGGGTGCGGCGCCGGTGGGCCGACGGCACGCTCCTGCGGGCGCTGGCGCGCGGGGATGCGCTGGATCCGATCGAGGTGCCCTTGCGCGGGCCCCGCGCGTCCGAGATCGGAGACGACGTGGCCGCGGTGCGCGCCTGGATCGCCGCCGTCGAGGCGGGTGGGCGTGCGGGGCGGCGGTATGACTTGGTCTGGGGGCAGATCGGCGGGCGTAACTTCGGCCGCAACCGGGTCCCCACGCGCGCGGTGGTTGGTTCGTTCGACCAGGCGTGGGATCTGCTCGGGGAGGGCGCCGCGATCGAACGATTCGAGGCCGTGCTTCGCGTGTCGCGCCCGCACCCCGCGGTGTTCGAGTGGGTGGTGCAGCACCCCCTGAGGGCGCTTGATGTGGCGGACGAGTTTCGAGACATTGTCGCCGCGTACGTGTGGTTGGACGCTCACCGCGGATCGGCGCGCTACCTGCGCGAGATCAGTGCGCCGGGTGTCGATACCAAGTTCGCCGAGCGGCACCGCAGGGTGCTTGCGCAGATGCTGGGCGTCTCCGGTGCCGCGGACGGATTCATCGCCGAACTGGGGCTGGCCGCGCGTCCGGGCCTCGTGCGGATGCGCGTGGGCGCAGGCGTGCCCGGTTGGCCGCTGGGGCTCAGCGAGGCGGCGGTGCGCACTGCGGAACTTGCGCAGGTGCCCCTTGCACCGGCCCGTGCGCTCATCGTTGAGAACGAGGTCACCTATCTCAGCGTGCCCGTGCCGGACGACGGCGTGGTCCTGTGGGGCAGGGGTTTCGACGTGGCGCAAGCCGGAAGCCTGCCGTGGCTGTCGGGAATCGAGGTGCGGTACTGGGGCGACCTTGATACGGCGGGCTTCGGCATCCTCAGCCGCTTGCGCGCACGTGTGCCGCACGCCGAATCGGTACTGATGGACCGGGCCACGTTGTTGGAGCACCGCGCGCGGTGGGTACGCGAGCCGGCACCGAGCCGCGCGGATCTTCCCTGGCTCACCGCGGCCGAGCGGGCGCTGTATTCCGACCTCGTCTCGGATCGGTTCGGGCCGGCAGTGCGCCTTGAGCAGGAACTTATCGGGTGGCAGTGGGTGCTGGCCGCGCTTTGA
- a CDS encoding DUF3375 domain-containing protein — MDHDSLERLREHSAAWRVLRADNALLILSFLGSFFVDDNRGAAPVSQIAAALDDHLYDLNTRVDLGRTGEAAADRAPLRYPKEATSYLDDWAAAGMLRRFYPQQLEEVHFEVTPAFEKAYQWVNSLLTRPFVGTESRLHTVVELLRQIAHGTETDPQTRLAELHRRRAEIDAEIASVEAGDVAILDETGIRDRYQQLSTTARDLLADFREVEANFRQLDRSAREKIAAWDGAKGELLGDLIGTRSQIAGSDQGRSFQAFYDFLLSHARQEELADLLAKVSTLDSIVVEPRIQTIHHDWSEAAERTQRTVRQISDQLRRFLDDQVWLENRRVLDLVREIESLALAAREDPPAAGIEIDLPGIEIALPFERPLYKVPAPVTVDSHVEGAKQAADADALFTQTYIDQARLVANIRGLLSPRTEADLTDVVSLYPIEQGAAEIVGYLAITDDEVSVEMDESERSVLEYRDPNRPDGTKRARLPRVTVKRG, encoded by the coding sequence ATGGACCACGATTCACTGGAGAGACTGCGTGAGCACAGCGCTGCCTGGCGCGTGCTGCGTGCGGATAACGCACTCCTCATCCTGTCGTTCCTCGGTTCCTTCTTCGTCGATGACAACCGCGGGGCGGCGCCCGTTAGCCAGATAGCTGCCGCCCTCGACGATCATCTTTACGACCTGAACACGCGAGTGGACCTTGGCCGAACCGGGGAGGCTGCCGCGGACCGCGCGCCGCTGCGCTACCCCAAGGAAGCCACATCGTACCTGGACGACTGGGCAGCCGCGGGAATGCTGCGGCGGTTCTATCCGCAGCAACTCGAGGAGGTCCACTTCGAAGTCACCCCGGCCTTCGAGAAGGCCTACCAGTGGGTCAATTCCCTGTTGACACGACCCTTCGTTGGAACTGAGTCACGCTTGCACACCGTGGTGGAATTGCTCCGCCAGATCGCACACGGGACCGAAACCGACCCGCAGACGCGACTTGCCGAACTGCACCGTCGGCGGGCCGAAATTGACGCCGAGATCGCCTCGGTTGAGGCAGGCGACGTCGCTATCTTGGATGAAACCGGAATCCGTGATCGCTACCAACAACTGTCCACCACTGCCCGCGACCTACTCGCAGACTTCCGCGAGGTGGAAGCGAATTTCCGTCAGCTTGATCGCAGTGCGCGGGAAAAGATTGCCGCCTGGGACGGAGCTAAGGGCGAACTGCTGGGCGACCTCATCGGGACACGGTCCCAAATCGCCGGTTCTGACCAGGGACGTAGCTTCCAAGCCTTCTACGATTTCCTGCTCTCGCACGCCCGCCAGGAGGAACTAGCCGATCTCTTGGCCAAGGTGTCCACTCTTGACAGCATCGTCGTGGAACCGCGTATCCAGACGATCCACCACGACTGGTCCGAAGCGGCCGAGCGCACCCAGCGCACTGTCAGACAGATATCCGATCAACTGCGACGATTCCTCGATGACCAGGTGTGGCTGGAAAACCGCCGGGTGCTGGACTTGGTGCGAGAAATCGAATCGCTCGCCTTGGCCGCGCGCGAGGACCCACCCGCGGCCGGGATAGAAATCGATCTGCCGGGAATAGAAATCGCATTGCCATTCGAACGCCCTCTTTACAAGGTTCCCGCGCCTGTCACCGTGGACAGTCACGTCGAGGGTGCGAAACAGGCCGCCGACGCCGACGCGCTCTTCACTCAGACCTACATCGATCAGGCACGGCTAGTCGCGAACATTCGCGGACTGCTATCTCCGCGCACCGAGGCGGATCTAACTGACGTGGTCTCGCTCTACCCGATTGAGCAGGGGGCGGCGGAGATCGTGGGCTACCTGGCCATCACGGATGACGAGGTCAGCGTGGAAATGGACGAATCCGAGCGTTCGGTGCTCGAATACCGGGACCCGAACAGGCCGGACGGAACGAAGAGGGCACGGCTACCCCGAGTGACGGTGAAGCGAGGATGA
- a CDS encoding Fic family protein, protein MPWSPNSAYDSLPPLPPAAAVETHAVLKAVIESRAALATLSASAAHLPNASIIINAIPLLEAQASSAIENIVTTTDDLFAAAAAPALETSATRETLRYRSALRIGWDEVRARPLTAATTERICAQIRGHAVSARTTPVVIGDPVSQTRVYTPPAAPTAIKDLLDNWSRFVNADLPGTRDLDPVLAMAIAHYQFEAIHPFTDGNGRTGRIVNVLMLCAAGILPLPLLYLSREIIETKDEYYRRLLAVTAERDWEGWLVYMALQVERSAKRTVALISQVFAVETELTDACRAHLGAVNADFVRTLMEQPYTRVRNVMEIARVSRPTATKWLKELTNADVLDERRVGREVLYINRSLLRTLASHGD, encoded by the coding sequence ATGCCTTGGTCGCCGAACTCCGCGTACGACTCGCTGCCGCCGCTACCACCAGCGGCCGCCGTGGAGACTCACGCTGTGCTCAAGGCGGTCATCGAAAGCCGCGCAGCACTGGCAACCTTGAGCGCATCGGCGGCCCATCTTCCCAACGCTTCCATCATCATCAATGCCATTCCACTTCTCGAGGCCCAAGCGAGTTCTGCGATCGAGAACATCGTTACGACCACAGATGACCTCTTCGCCGCCGCCGCCGCTCCCGCTCTGGAGACCTCGGCCACGCGCGAGACGCTGCGGTACCGATCCGCGCTTCGCATCGGGTGGGACGAGGTGCGTGCAAGGCCGCTCACTGCCGCCACCACCGAGCGCATCTGCGCCCAAATCCGCGGGCACGCGGTTAGCGCCCGTACCACTCCGGTCGTCATCGGCGACCCTGTATCGCAAACACGGGTGTACACGCCACCGGCCGCCCCCACAGCGATCAAGGACTTGCTGGACAACTGGTCGCGCTTCGTCAACGCCGATCTGCCCGGCACACGCGACCTAGATCCGGTGCTCGCAATGGCGATCGCGCACTATCAATTCGAGGCAATTCACCCGTTTACGGACGGCAACGGTCGCACGGGGCGCATCGTCAACGTACTCATGCTCTGCGCGGCCGGCATTCTCCCTCTTCCACTGCTATACCTTTCTCGCGAAATCATCGAAACTAAGGACGAGTACTACCGGCGCCTACTAGCTGTAACGGCCGAGAGGGACTGGGAGGGCTGGCTAGTCTACATGGCACTCCAAGTGGAGCGGAGCGCCAAGCGAACCGTTGCGCTCATTAGTCAAGTCTTCGCCGTGGAGACCGAACTGACTGACGCGTGCCGCGCGCATCTTGGCGCTGTGAATGCGGACTTTGTTCGCACCCTCATGGAGCAGCCATACACGCGTGTTCGGAACGTCATGGAGATCGCACGGGTTTCCCGGCCAACAGCGACAAAGTGGCTCAAGGAACTCACGAACGCCGACGTGCTAGACGAACGTCGCGTCGGGCGCGAGGTCCTCTACATCAATCGCTCCCTGCTCCGCACCCTCGCTTCGCACGGCGACTGA
- a CDS encoding DUF1778 domain-containing protein, protein MRITPEALDTLREAACAQSQDVTSFVLGAALDLARSVLMEDLLLRLSLEERRSTRCRAGGSRADPAGASAALRGAQFALVRASRGA, encoded by the coding sequence ATGCGTATTACTCCAGAGGCGCTTGACACCCTCCGCGAAGCGGCTTGCGCACAGTCCCAAGACGTGACCTCATTCGTGCTGGGGGCGGCGCTGGACCTCGCGCGGTCCGTTCTCATGGAGGATCTGCTCTTGCGCCTGTCGCTTGAAGAAAGGCGATCAACTCGATGCCGCGCTGGCGGCTCCCGGGCTGACCCAGCGGGCGCAAGCGCAGCACTGCGGGGCGCACAATTCGCCTTGGTGCGGGCTTCGCGGGGGGCTTGA
- a CDS encoding DUF4194 domain-containing protein, which yields MTDERAVAEAAIKLMRGVVYKDADESVWLTLERAGGAVRDHFATIGVEIVMDDSEGYAFLRSRPPEADEDEFRRLVHRRALTYNVSLLLILLRKRLLEFETTDGDGKLVLTTEQIVEMIRVFQTESTNEARLVDQAETTIKKAAELGFLRLIRGQSDHWEVKRILKAYVDAQTLNDFAATLREYAGVAGHDSRARVQATADERGPR from the coding sequence ATGACAGACGAGCGAGCAGTGGCCGAGGCAGCCATCAAACTCATGCGCGGTGTGGTGTACAAGGATGCGGACGAGTCGGTCTGGCTGACATTGGAACGCGCCGGGGGCGCGGTGCGCGATCACTTCGCGACCATTGGCGTCGAGATAGTGATGGACGACTCCGAGGGGTACGCGTTTTTGCGTTCGCGGCCACCTGAGGCGGACGAGGACGAGTTCCGGCGGCTCGTGCACCGCCGCGCCCTGACCTACAACGTGAGCCTGCTGCTGATCCTGCTACGCAAGCGGCTCTTGGAATTCGAGACGACGGACGGCGACGGTAAGCTCGTCCTGACTACGGAGCAGATCGTGGAGATGATCCGCGTCTTCCAAACCGAATCCACCAACGAGGCCCGCTTGGTTGATCAGGCGGAGACGACCATCAAGAAGGCGGCAGAACTCGGTTTCTTGCGGTTGATCCGCGGGCAATCCGATCATTGGGAAGTCAAGCGCATCCTCAAGGCGTACGTTGACGCGCAGACCCTGAACGACTTCGCCGCGACACTGCGCGAATACGCGGGCGTCGCGGGCCACGACTCAAGGGCTAGGGTCCAAGCCACTGCGGATGAGCGGGGGCCGCGATGA
- a CDS encoding Ig-like domain-containing protein — protein MSEVVPTAEPSARLRRRWTFMTASLAVTVLAVGALLAAPPQAADSAIAGVTKLLDVPQASITKALPSCDFADYCASYNVTLSAGSVVQFQTINPTNSLTLKLYDSFKTETDVVSSSANSSDWANFSVENDDTVGLGVTPVLRSGRYTLVVGSNYQLVYGLYAFTIPNTLKIVSLGSTTKGEFTDKSTRRISGKYTNYSDGVAFNARKGDTVTITFKKVTDTEATVTLYDSFRNQLTYKSDWNGTAQIADYKIPFDGLFQVMVAGKTTGKFSIKIAKKQPYVAVKKVKLSKKKVTLRLKKNKRTIKIKAKVTPSNASDKKVTWTSSNTRVAKVSKGGKITAKRVGKATITATTRDGAKRAVVKVKVKKR, from the coding sequence ATGTCTGAAGTCGTCCCGACCGCCGAGCCGTCCGCTCGCCTGCGTCGCCGGTGGACATTCATGACCGCGAGCCTTGCGGTGACAGTCCTGGCAGTCGGGGCGCTCCTTGCCGCTCCGCCGCAGGCCGCCGACAGCGCAATTGCCGGTGTGACGAAGCTACTGGACGTGCCGCAAGCCTCCATAACCAAGGCGCTGCCGTCGTGTGACTTCGCTGACTACTGCGCAAGCTACAATGTGACGCTCTCTGCTGGCTCCGTAGTGCAGTTCCAGACGATCAACCCGACCAACAGTCTCACGCTGAAGCTCTATGACTCATTCAAAACCGAAACGGATGTTGTTTCGAGCAGTGCCAATTCCTCCGACTGGGCCAACTTCTCCGTCGAGAACGACGACACCGTCGGGCTTGGCGTCACCCCGGTCCTACGCTCTGGCAGGTACACTCTCGTCGTGGGCAGCAATTACCAACTAGTCTACGGCCTGTACGCCTTCACGATCCCGAACACTTTGAAGATTGTCTCACTTGGCTCGACGACGAAAGGCGAATTCACCGACAAGAGCACTCGGCGGATCTCGGGTAAGTACACCAACTACTCCGATGGTGTCGCGTTCAACGCTCGCAAGGGCGACACGGTTACGATCACTTTCAAAAAAGTTACTGACACCGAAGCCACCGTCACCCTATATGACTCATTCCGAAATCAGCTGACGTACAAATCCGATTGGAACGGCACAGCTCAGATAGCGGATTACAAGATTCCGTTCGATGGCCTGTTCCAAGTTATGGTAGCCGGGAAGACGACGGGCAAGTTTTCGATCAAGATTGCCAAGAAGCAGCCGTACGTCGCAGTCAAGAAGGTCAAACTGTCGAAGAAAAAGGTCACGCTGCGACTAAAAAAGAATAAGCGGACCATCAAAATCAAGGCGAAGGTGACGCCCTCCAATGCGAGTGACAAGAAGGTGACGTGGACGTCGTCGAATACGCGCGTCGCAAAGGTATCCAAGGGCGGCAAGATCACCGCGAAGCGCGTCGGTAAAGCGACCATCACGGCTACCACGCGTGACGGAGCAAAGCGTGCCGTCGTCAAGGTAAAGGTCAAGAAACGCTGA
- a CDS encoding ATP-binding protein, with the protein MSEGLFSTVELSGESRAGYRLHDLEVFNWGTFHEAAWRFTLGGDTALLTGDIGSGKSTLVDAMTTLLIPAGRVAYNRAAGADSRERTLRSYVEGHYKSERIESSGRSRARGLREGARTYSVVLAVFVNEGHGEQVTIAQVFQQREPGKPPHRFYVTAKRALSIEDDFADFGNDLKDLRKRLRGDGAQIFDDFPKYSTELRRLLGVRSPQALELFHQTVSMKSVGNLNDFVRDHMLEPADTDTRVAEIIGHFDNLTKAYEAVKRARDQLEALAPVVESAAKYEDAIDRRAALGRERDAVRLFMAELRAELLAREIAEFEAKIAGLERDRSDAEAATADLTARREALIEERARSGGDRIAELERLIGQARALAETRRASRATFDAAVQRSGFGPVTGKDEFHALLARRPAETNRVATALEETRAQNWAAIAAGEDLKTQVGALKSLIDSLRGRASNLPDDQVQLRDQLCADLGLTANDLPYTGELIDVAEDHAQWRGAAERVLRGFALSLLVPQRHYAAVTSWVNERALTVRRRGGTIGAKLVFERVPERRIATRRQSNAELVLADCLETKEGPFKGYLVDELARRADHLCARTIEEFRQAERAVTREGQVRSRERHEKDDRYAVNDPRRWVLGWANEPKIAAHESDREQLEKDLVVARAREAELDVRLRALQEQRDALRDLDGFERWQDLDAAEAEDQGAECVAERERLLSGSTRLAEIEAELVRLATKAKGLTVQANALTSAIATTLAAADRARQDCSNDLAVISRASQESLAQARAEYDSIRQRLGREVPALADQCESVEAALTEDLHRRIERLSSELNGHSLNLTQHMRTVLERWPELRAELDVDVNARGAFVAFRNQVATDDLPGFEDEFKRQLNTNAIQELAGFSNWLGRQAGQIDDRIRTVNEALSAVPFNPGRFIRLEKELTTNHDVVQFKSDLRALTDDALADADGQYSEQRFLDVRRIIERFRGREGFAEADKRWTKQVTDVRNWFVFAASEREQDGDLEVEHYSDSDGKSGGQKEKLAYTILAASLAYQFGLEWGAAKSKDFRFAVIDEAFGRGSDASTRYALELFAKLGLQLLIVTPLQKVHVIEPYVRAIGFVDNPTGSASRLRTMTIEDYRERQGGSE; encoded by the coding sequence ATGAGCGAGGGTCTGTTTTCGACGGTCGAATTGAGCGGCGAATCACGCGCCGGCTACCGGCTACACGACCTGGAGGTCTTCAACTGGGGGACGTTCCACGAAGCGGCGTGGCGTTTCACGCTCGGCGGGGATACCGCATTGCTGACCGGTGACATCGGGTCGGGCAAATCGACACTTGTCGACGCGATGACCACGCTCCTGATCCCCGCTGGCAGGGTTGCCTACAACCGGGCGGCCGGGGCGGACTCCCGCGAACGCACGCTGCGTTCCTATGTGGAAGGGCACTATAAATCGGAGCGGATCGAATCGTCAGGGCGCTCGCGGGCCCGCGGACTGCGCGAAGGCGCCCGTACATACTCGGTAGTGCTCGCGGTCTTTGTCAATGAGGGCCACGGCGAACAGGTCACGATCGCGCAGGTCTTTCAGCAGCGCGAACCCGGGAAGCCGCCGCATCGGTTCTACGTCACCGCGAAGCGCGCGCTGTCGATCGAGGACGATTTCGCTGACTTCGGCAATGATCTCAAAGACCTGCGCAAGCGGCTGCGCGGCGATGGTGCACAGATATTTGACGACTTTCCAAAGTACTCGACGGAGTTGCGGCGCCTGCTTGGCGTGCGGTCCCCCCAGGCGCTCGAACTCTTCCACCAGACGGTCTCCATGAAATCGGTCGGGAACCTCAACGACTTCGTGCGCGACCACATGCTCGAACCCGCCGATACGGACACGCGAGTCGCAGAGATCATCGGTCACTTCGATAATCTGACGAAGGCGTACGAGGCAGTCAAACGGGCGCGGGATCAGCTCGAGGCGCTCGCTCCCGTCGTCGAATCTGCCGCAAAATACGAGGATGCGATCGACCGCAGGGCGGCGCTGGGACGCGAGCGCGACGCCGTGCGCCTGTTCATGGCGGAATTGCGTGCGGAACTCCTCGCACGGGAGATCGCCGAATTCGAGGCCAAAATCGCCGGCCTCGAACGGGATCGATCCGACGCTGAAGCCGCCACGGCGGATCTCACCGCCCGCCGCGAAGCGCTGATTGAGGAACGGGCGCGCAGCGGCGGCGACCGGATCGCGGAACTCGAACGACTCATCGGGCAGGCACGTGCGCTCGCCGAGACTCGCCGGGCCTCCCGCGCCACGTTCGACGCTGCCGTGCAGCGCTCGGGGTTTGGCCCCGTCACCGGGAAGGACGAGTTCCACGCCCTCCTTGCGCGCCGGCCCGCCGAGACAAACCGGGTGGCTACCGCGTTGGAAGAAACCCGCGCGCAGAATTGGGCGGCGATCGCGGCCGGGGAGGATCTAAAAACCCAAGTCGGGGCGCTCAAGTCCCTGATCGACAGCCTGCGCGGACGGGCAAGCAACCTCCCGGATGATCAGGTGCAGCTCCGCGACCAGCTGTGCGCCGATCTTGGGCTCACCGCGAACGACCTGCCCTACACAGGGGAACTGATCGACGTCGCCGAAGATCACGCGCAGTGGCGGGGGGCCGCGGAGCGCGTGCTGCGCGGGTTTGCGCTTTCCCTCCTCGTCCCGCAGCGACACTATGCGGCCGTCACCTCGTGGGTCAACGAACGCGCCCTCACCGTGCGGCGGCGTGGCGGCACGATCGGAGCGAAACTCGTCTTCGAACGTGTCCCGGAACGACGAATCGCGACCCGGCGCCAGAGCAACGCAGAACTCGTCCTTGCTGACTGCCTGGAAACCAAAGAGGGGCCGTTTAAGGGCTACCTGGTGGACGAATTGGCCCGGCGCGCCGACCACCTGTGCGCGCGGACGATCGAGGAGTTTCGGCAGGCCGAGCGCGCAGTGACTCGCGAAGGCCAGGTGCGGTCCCGGGAGAGGCACGAAAAGGACGACAGGTATGCCGTGAACGACCCCCGCCGCTGGGTGCTGGGCTGGGCGAACGAACCCAAAATTGCCGCACACGAATCGGACCGAGAGCAACTCGAGAAGGATCTGGTGGTGGCGCGAGCGCGGGAAGCCGAGTTGGATGTGCGCTTGCGCGCACTGCAAGAACAACGCGACGCATTGCGGGATCTTGACGGGTTCGAGCGCTGGCAGGATCTGGACGCGGCCGAGGCAGAGGACCAGGGCGCGGAATGCGTCGCGGAAAGGGAACGGCTTCTTTCCGGGTCGACGCGGCTCGCGGAGATCGAGGCGGAACTCGTCCGCCTGGCGACCAAGGCCAAAGGCCTCACCGTGCAAGCCAACGCGCTCACGTCCGCCATCGCCACGACGTTGGCGGCCGCCGACCGCGCCCGGCAAGATTGCTCGAATGACCTCGCGGTGATCTCCCGTGCGTCGCAGGAGAGCCTGGCGCAGGCGCGGGCCGAATACGATTCGATCCGGCAGCGGCTCGGCCGGGAAGTCCCCGCGCTAGCGGATCAGTGCGAATCGGTCGAGGCGGCGCTCACCGAGGACCTCCACCGCCGGATTGAAAGGCTGTCCAGCGAGCTCAATGGGCACAGCCTGAACCTGACGCAGCACATGCGCACCGTGCTGGAGCGGTGGCCGGAACTGCGAGCCGAATTGGACGTGGACGTCAACGCGCGCGGCGCATTCGTCGCCTTCCGCAACCAGGTGGCCACCGATGACCTGCCCGGATTCGAAGATGAGTTCAAGCGGCAACTCAATACCAACGCCATCCAGGAACTGGCGGGTTTCAGTAACTGGTTGGGGCGACAGGCCGGACAGATCGATGACCGGATCAGGACCGTGAACGAGGCGCTCAGCGCGGTGCCTTTCAACCCGGGGCGGTTCATTCGCCTGGAAAAGGAACTGACGACCAACCACGATGTGGTGCAGTTCAAATCGGACCTGCGGGCGCTGACAGATGACGCCCTGGCCGACGCCGATGGGCAGTATTCCGAGCAACGCTTCCTTGACGTGCGGCGCATTATCGAGCGGTTCCGTGGGCGCGAGGGATTCGCCGAGGCGGATAAGCGATGGACCAAGCAGGTCACGGATGTGCGCAATTGGTTTGTCTTCGCGGCCTCCGAGCGCGAGCAGGATGGCGACCTGGAAGTTGAGCACTATTCCGATTCGGATGGGAAATCCGGCGGGCAGAAGGAGAAATTGGCGTACACGATCCTGGCGGCGTCGTTGGCGTACCAGTTCGGGCTCGAATGGGGAGCGGCCAAATCGAAAGATTTCCGGTTCGCGGTGATCGACGAGGCATTCGGGCGCGGGTCTGACGCATCGACGCGATACGCGCTGGAACTCTTCGCGAAGCTAGGCCTGCAATTGCTGATCGTGACGCCGCTGCAAAAGGTGCACGTGATAGAGCCGTACGTGCGCGCGATCGGGTTCGTCGACAACCCCACCGGGAGCGCGTCGCGCCTGCGCACCATGACGATCGAGGACTACCGGGAACGGCAGGGTGGGAGCGAGTGA
- a CDS encoding ImmA/IrrE family metallo-endopeptidase has translation MGYEHQGRLDFDATPLEDPSQITAGEPADFTAESAQASIDALVSGTSTFSDPADFRDLIRFAAQFRGYSPFNRMLIQIQDRGAHFVATDAVWKRRFNRRVRSDARAIVLLQPRGPVLIVFDVRGTEPIDETTPALPPEVVNPTKVTYCMSEGELFERWMNTIHNAARDGIRVTLADQATCYCGSARYIGMNCPEVVTRQVQTQSPKLRRTERFQVYYEVTINKNLPLKDQYSTLVHELAHIFCGHTGTHNAKLWPDRSVMPHEVVETEAESVAHMLLFKIDSNVQMGDYLQGHLDKEGRVPPGVSLNAMMRAAGEIERMGNGHLTKRRDPKDGK, from the coding sequence ATGGGCTATGAGCATCAGGGCAGGCTCGACTTCGATGCGACACCTCTGGAAGATCCGAGCCAGATCACAGCGGGCGAACCTGCCGATTTCACCGCGGAAAGCGCGCAGGCTTCCATCGACGCGCTGGTTTCGGGGACGAGCACCTTTAGTGACCCAGCCGACTTCCGCGATTTGATCCGATTTGCGGCCCAGTTCCGGGGGTATTCGCCCTTTAACCGCATGCTGATTCAAATCCAGGACCGCGGCGCGCACTTCGTGGCAACCGACGCGGTGTGGAAACGCCGGTTCAATCGGCGTGTTCGCAGCGACGCGCGAGCAATCGTTTTGTTGCAGCCCCGCGGCCCCGTGCTCATCGTCTTCGACGTGCGCGGCACCGAACCGATCGATGAGACCACGCCGGCGCTCCCCCCGGAGGTGGTGAATCCCACCAAAGTCACCTACTGCATGTCCGAAGGAGAATTATTTGAACGCTGGATGAATACAATCCATAACGCTGCACGCGATGGGATCCGCGTGACCCTCGCCGATCAGGCGACCTGCTACTGCGGCAGCGCCAGGTACATCGGTATGAATTGCCCCGAGGTGGTGACCCGTCAGGTGCAGACCCAATCTCCCAAGCTCAGGCGCACAGAGCGCTTCCAGGTGTACTACGAGGTCACGATCAATAAGAACCTGCCGCTCAAGGACCAGTATTCGACCCTGGTGCACGAGCTGGCGCACATATTCTGCGGGCATACCGGAACGCATAACGCAAAACTGTGGCCAGACCGGAGCGTTATGCCGCACGAGGTAGTGGAAACCGAAGCGGAATCCGTTGCCCACATGCTGCTATTCAAGATCGACTCGAATGTGCAAATGGGCGATTACCTCCAAGGACACCTCGACAAGGAAGGACGGGTCCCGCCAGGCGTCAGCCTCAACGCGATGATGCGGGCCGCGGGAGAGATCGAAAGGATGGGCAACGGGCACCTAACCAAGCGCCGCGACCCAAAGGATGGTAAGTGA
- a CDS encoding TIGR02206 family membrane protein, translating to MPAGITYATPPLWQQFGPQHLIVLGIALLACVNLLLFRTSARRVWLDVWIVASMVVVHAAWVAWALRTGFAHGGDLLPLYTCDASIFAGLAWVLWKRRWIGQIVFYWAFLGGVVTLLLPDTFGYALPHPAPLYTLTFHIQLVLLGLEVWAGEGVRPSWGSLIPVIVATAVLVPPSLYANARWGADYMFVSRNPGGIFTFLTHYTGAARIIATLASALTVLVVGLLAWFAGDWALRRWDTRRSG from the coding sequence ATGCCGGCAGGGATCACCTATGCCACGCCCCCGCTATGGCAGCAGTTCGGTCCGCAACACCTGATCGTTCTAGGCATCGCATTGCTCGCCTGCGTAAACCTGCTGCTATTCCGAACGTCGGCCCGTCGGGTGTGGCTGGATGTGTGGATTGTTGCCTCCATGGTTGTGGTGCACGCCGCCTGGGTAGCCTGGGCCCTGCGCACAGGATTTGCGCATGGTGGGGATCTTTTGCCGCTCTATACCTGTGACGCGTCGATCTTTGCGGGGCTCGCGTGGGTGTTGTGGAAGCGCCGGTGGATCGGACAGATCGTGTTCTACTGGGCGTTCCTGGGGGGCGTGGTGACATTATTGCTACCCGACACGTTCGGGTACGCGCTGCCGCACCCTGCGCCGCTATACACACTGACGTTTCACATCCAACTCGTGCTGCTGGGGCTGGAGGTCTGGGCCGGAGAAGGCGTGCGCCCTTCGTGGGGGTCTCTGATACCGGTCATCGTGGCGACCGCGGTGCTGGTGCCACCGTCGCTGTACGCAAACGCACGCTGGGGAGCCGACTACATGTTCGTTTCTCGTAACCCGGGGGGGATCTTCACATTTCTGACGCACTACACCGGGGCTGCGCGGATCATTGCCACGTTGGCTTCGGCGCTGACCGTTCTGGTGGTTGGGCTGCTGGCCTGGTTTGCGGGCGATTGGGCGCTGCGGCGGTGGGATACACGTCGGTCTGGATGA